Proteins from one Raphanus sativus cultivar WK10039 unplaced genomic scaffold, ASM80110v3 Scaffold5642, whole genome shotgun sequence genomic window:
- the LOC130507767 gene encoding protein EXPORTIN 1B-like gives MMDVVLGGYARNVPDARESEVLSLFETIIKQYKVAMQNDVPHIFESVFHCTLEMITKNFEDYPEHRFKFFSLLRAIAAYCFHTLLQLSSEELKLLMDSVIWAFRHTEKNIAGTGLKLLLVLMKKFQKSDFSNQFYRTYFMQIEQEIIAVLTDTFHKPEFELHVLVLQHLFSLVESGSLTEPLWDASTAPYQYPNNAAFVCEYTIKLLSSSFPNISVSEVTQSAKELYRLRSHPDIFKNHLRDFLIQSKEFSA, from the exons ATGATGGATGTCGTACTTGGTGGCTATGCAAGAAATGTTCCTGATGCAAGGGAATCAGAAGTTTTATCACTCTTTGAGACAATAATAAAGCA GTACAAGGTTGCAATGCAAAATGATGTCCCTCACATTTTTGAATCTGTTTTCCATTGCACTTTGGAG ATGATCACTAAGAACTTTGAAGATTATCCAGAACACCGGTTCAAGTTTTTCTCGTTACTTCGTGCCATTGCTGCATATTGTTTCCATACCTTGCTACAGTTGTCAAGTGAG GAACTGAAGCTATTGATGGATTCAGTTATCTGGGCGTTTAGGCATACAGAAAAAAACATTGCTGGAACCGGGCTTAAACTCTTACTGGTGTTAATGAAAAAGTTTCAG AAATCTGACTTCTCTAACCAATTCTACCGGACATACTTTATGCAAATTGAGCAAGAAATTATTGCCGTGTTGACCGATACCTTTCACAAGCCAGAGTTTGAGTTACATGTGTTGGTGCTACAGCATCTATTTTCActg GTAGAGAGCGGTTCTTTAACAGAACCTTTATGGGATGCTTCCACTGCACCTTATCAGTATCCAAATAATGCCGCCTTTGTTTGTGAATACACCATCAAGCTTCTAAGCTCATCATTCCCCAACATAAGTGTATCAGAGGTGACACAATCTGCGAAAGAACTTTATCGGTTGAGAAGTCACCCTGATATATTTAAGAATCACTTACGAGACTTCCTTATACAGTCCAAAGAATTTTCTGCAtag